From Asterias amurensis chromosome 3, ASM3211899v1, a single genomic window includes:
- the LOC139934543 gene encoding uncharacterized protein, with translation MKHFNACSDFIQKYTEALILSAALQFFGMDEPNGPIRHHNMDETMEKQQYFNDVIGKLLNKYAIFSTPTPIKDQDLKCPECTKKYKTMSSLKKHFQKVHDGLLYKTAPQPSDPKKESVENYSCASLGLCLLAEDFTHTRKHGDSGRILLLYKFMLCHFRVTGKFKYAYQILRFLAQTKCLLSPRLAHQLTWNRFINLKGKPHTNVEMDRVMEHRNKLFKQECRSFHGKVTGKSIARVGQAADSLNHILYCADKAANVKKPPGQHKKVTAKDDVIALAALMHKEQIFSHKAGRKLHSFPDFMNKSPFPA, from the coding sequence GTACACAGAGGCTCTTATTCTCAGTGCTGCCCTACAGTTTTTTGGTATGGATGAGCCAAACGGACCGATACGGCACCATAACATGGATGAAACAATGGAGAAGCAACAATACTTCAATGACGTGATTGGTAAGCTTTTAAACAAGTATGCCATCTTCTCAACTCCCACTCCAATCAAAGATCAAGATTTGAAATGCCCAGAATGCACCAAGAAGTACAAGACCATGTCAAGTTTGAAGAAACATTTCCAAAAAGTACATGATGGGTTGCTCTACAAAACCGCACCACAACCCTCGGACCCCAAGAAAGAAAGTGTAGAAAACTACAGCTGTGCAAGTCTGGGCTTGTGTCTGCTTGCTGAAGATTTTACGCACACAAGAAAGCATGGTGATAGTGGCAGAATTCTACTTCTCTATAAGTTTATGCTCTGTCACTTTAGAGTCACAGGGAAATTTAAATATGCATACCAAATACTGAGGTTCCTTGCCCAAACAAAATGTCTACTCTCACCTCGACTAGCACATCAACTGACATGGAATAGATTCATAAATCTAAAAGGGAAGCCACACACAAATGTGGAGATGGACCGTGTGATGGAGCACAGGAACAAGCTCTTTAAACAAGAATGTCGAAGTTTCCATGGCAAAGTTACAGGCAAGTCAATCGCTAGGGTAGGGCAAGCTGCCGACTCACTCAACCATATCCTGTACTGTGCTGATAAGGCAGCAAATGTCAAGAAGCCCCCTGGACAGCACAAGAAAGTCACAGCGAAAGATGATGTCATTGCCCTGGCAGCGCTAATGCATAAAGAGCAAATATTTTCACACAAGGCCGGCAGAAAACTCCATTCCTTCCCTGACTTTATGAATAAATCCCCTTTCCCGGCTTGA